A genome region from Urocitellus parryii isolate mUroPar1 chromosome X, mUroPar1.hap1, whole genome shotgun sequence includes the following:
- the LOC113200238 gene encoding BTB/POZ domain-containing protein KCTD16-like, translating to MAMPEKSSCTKPSEDFSHFPQIIELNVGGQVYITRYPTLISIPGSLLWEMFSEKNLCSLTQDNKGRFFIDRDGFLFRYVLDYMRDRQVVLPDHFPEHGRLQREAEYFRLPELVKMLAPKMNKLNSVGNDLCQNDLEELSPSIDTMFNPSSSSIVHISGPDNPLALTTGAGSHLKKAGFITIGYRGSYTLGRDSQTDAKFRRVARIMVCGKISLAKEVFGDTLNESRDPDRPPERYTSRYYLKFTFLEQAFDRLADAGFHMVACNSTGTCTVTHDQTDDKIWTSYTEYVFYRE from the coding sequence ATGGCCATGCCAGAAAAATCCAGTTGTACCAAACCAAGTGAGGATTTCAGTCATTTCCCTCAGATTATTGAACTCAATGTCGGTGGTCAAGTGTACATCACTCGCTATCCTACTTTGATCAGCATTCCTGGTTCCCTGCTCTGGGAAATGTTCAGTGAAAAGAATCTTTGTTCCCTGACCCAGGACAACAAAGGGAGGTTTTTCATAGATCGAGATGGTTTTCTCTTTCGTTATGTGCTAGACTACATGAGGGACCGGCAAGTAGTGCTTCCTGACCACTTTCCAGAGCACGGTCGGCTCCAGAGAGAAGCAGAATACTTCAGGTTGCCAGAACTGGTCAAGATGTTGGCTCCTAAAATGAATAAGCTCAACTCAGTTGGCAATGACCTATGCCAAAATGACCTAGAAGAGCTATCTCCCAGCATTGACACCATGTTTAATCCCTCTTCAAGTAGTATTGTCCATATTAGTGGCCCTGATAACCCTCTAGCTCTGACAACAGGTGCTGGTTCTCATCTCAAGAAGGCAGGCTTCATCACTATAGGCTATCGAGGCTCTTATACTCTGGGTCGGGACAGCCAAACAGATGCCAAATTCCGCCGTGTGGCCCGAATCATGGTGTGTGGTAAGATCTCCTTGGCCAAAGAAGTGTTTGGAGATACTCTGAATGAAAGCAGAGACCCTGACCGTCCTCCTGAGAGATACACTTCTCGATACTATCTCAAATTCACTTTTCTGGAACAAGCCTTTGACAGACTAGCTGATGCTGGCTTCCACATGGTAGCATGCAACTCCACTGGCACCTGCACTGTCACACATGACCAAACAGATGACAAGATCTGGACCTCTTACACTGAATATGTTTTCTACCGTGAGTGa